One part of the Anaeromyxobacter sp. Fw109-5 genome encodes these proteins:
- a CDS encoding NADH:flavin oxidoreductase/NADH oxidase has protein sequence MHLFAPLALRSVTLRNRIAVSPMCQYSAVDGLANDWHLVHLGARAVGGAGLVAFEATAVEARGRISPADLGLWDDRQVEALARIVRFVESQGAVSCVQLAHAGRKGSTAPPWTGGRPVGPEEGGWLPVAPSALPFTDGHRVPHALAPEELRGVVQAFAAAARRAAAAGFRAVEVHAAHGYLLHQFLSPLSNRREDAYGGSFENRTRLVREVVSAVRAEWPEPLPVIVRISATDWVEGGWDIAQSVELARGLGPLGVDLVDVSSGGLLATAQVPAGPGYQTGFAERIRREAHVATGAVGLITSPEQADHVIRSGQADLVLMARELLRDPHLPLRAARVLGHEGPWPKQYLRAR, from the coding sequence ATGCACCTCTTCGCCCCGCTCGCCCTCCGCTCGGTGACGCTGCGCAACCGGATCGCCGTCTCGCCGATGTGCCAGTACTCGGCCGTCGATGGCCTCGCCAACGACTGGCACCTCGTCCACCTCGGCGCCCGCGCCGTGGGCGGCGCCGGGCTCGTCGCCTTCGAGGCGACGGCCGTCGAGGCCCGCGGCCGCATCTCGCCGGCCGACCTCGGGCTCTGGGACGACCGGCAGGTGGAGGCGCTCGCGCGGATCGTCCGCTTCGTCGAGTCCCAGGGCGCGGTGAGCTGCGTGCAGCTCGCGCACGCGGGCCGCAAGGGCTCGACCGCGCCGCCGTGGACGGGGGGCCGTCCGGTCGGGCCGGAAGAGGGCGGGTGGCTCCCCGTCGCGCCGAGCGCGCTGCCGTTCACCGACGGTCATCGCGTCCCGCACGCGCTCGCGCCGGAGGAGCTCCGCGGGGTGGTGCAGGCGTTCGCGGCCGCCGCCCGGCGCGCGGCGGCGGCGGGCTTCCGCGCCGTCGAGGTCCACGCGGCCCACGGCTACCTGCTCCACCAGTTCCTGTCGCCGCTCTCCAACCGGCGCGAGGACGCCTACGGCGGCTCCTTCGAGAACCGGACGCGGCTGGTGCGCGAGGTGGTGAGCGCGGTGCGCGCCGAGTGGCCGGAGCCGCTCCCCGTCATCGTCCGCATCTCGGCGACCGACTGGGTGGAGGGCGGCTGGGACATCGCGCAGTCGGTCGAGCTCGCGCGCGGCCTCGGCCCGCTGGGCGTGGATCTGGTCGACGTCTCCTCCGGCGGGCTGCTCGCGACCGCGCAGGTCCCGGCCGGTCCGGGCTACCAGACCGGCTTCGCCGAGCGCATCCGGCGCGAGGCCCACGTGGCGACGGGCGCCGTGGGCCTCATCACCTCACCCGAGCAGGCCGACCACGTGATCCGCTCCGGGCAGGCGGACCTGGTGCTCATGGCGCGCGAGCTGCTCAGGGACCCGCACCTCCCGCTGCGGGCGGCGCGGGTGCTCGGGCACGAGGGGCCCTGGCCCAAGCAGTACCTCCGCGCGCGCTGA
- a CDS encoding DUF4212 domain-containing protein, with protein MKAEDQLSYWKQNLTYIVVLLSIWFAVSYLFGIVFANQLDAAGRLGGFPLGFWFANQGSEVTFVVLIFVYVWLMNRLDKKYGVYET; from the coding sequence ATGAAAGCGGAAGACCAGCTGTCGTACTGGAAGCAAAACCTCACCTACATCGTCGTGCTGCTGTCGATCTGGTTCGCGGTCTCCTACCTGTTCGGCATCGTCTTCGCGAACCAGCTGGACGCGGCCGGGCGGCTCGGCGGCTTCCCCCTCGGCTTCTGGTTCGCCAACCAAGGGTCGGAGGTGACCTTCGTCGTCCTGATCTTCGTCTACGTCTGGCTCATGAACCGCCTCGACAAGAAGTACGGCGTCTACGAGACGTAG
- a CDS encoding sodium:proton antiporter: MPRSLVASLAAFALALVAAPGAALASSSGAQLGEILPLWSVAPFALILLAIAVMPLVAPHFWEHNHNKAILSAVLGIPVIAWIATHDHTVVLHTLHEYVAFILLLGALFVIAGGIVLRGTLSGTPGLNAALLAVGAVLASIVGTTGASMLLVRPLLRANSVRKRVAHVVVFFIFVVSNAGGLLTPLGDPPLFLGFLRGVPFLWTMRLWLEWLFVNGALVAIFYVVDSTIFRKEDIATPGDLDEQAEAHKVPLSIAGRLNFLYLAGVVGVLLAAGSLRLPAGVQEAGMLLMVALSWWTTPRDLRRENGFTWGPIVEVAVVFAGIFCTMIPALQILNARGSALGITEPWQFFWATGVLSSFLDNAPTYLTFASAASGLLETDASNLSLLVASEAGAGLLASISLGAVFMGANTYIGNGPNFMVKSIAEQSGVRMPGFFGYMAYSGAVLVPLFVLVTVLFLV, encoded by the coding sequence ATGCCCCGCTCACTCGTCGCTTCGCTCGCTGCCTTCGCTCTCGCCCTGGTGGCGGCACCCGGCGCCGCGCTCGCCTCGAGCTCCGGCGCCCAGCTCGGGGAGATCCTCCCGCTGTGGAGCGTCGCGCCCTTCGCGCTCATCCTGCTGGCCATCGCGGTGATGCCGCTCGTCGCGCCGCACTTCTGGGAGCACAACCACAACAAGGCCATCCTGAGCGCGGTGCTCGGCATCCCGGTGATCGCGTGGATCGCCACGCACGATCACACGGTCGTGCTCCACACGCTTCACGAGTACGTCGCGTTCATCCTGCTGCTCGGCGCGCTGTTCGTGATCGCGGGAGGCATCGTCCTGCGGGGGACGCTCTCCGGCACGCCGGGCCTGAACGCGGCGCTCCTCGCGGTCGGCGCCGTGCTCGCGTCGATCGTGGGCACGACCGGCGCCTCCATGCTGCTCGTGCGGCCGCTCCTCCGCGCGAACTCGGTGCGGAAGCGCGTGGCGCACGTCGTCGTGTTCTTCATCTTCGTGGTGAGCAACGCGGGCGGGCTGCTCACGCCCCTCGGCGACCCGCCGCTCTTCCTCGGCTTCCTGCGCGGCGTGCCGTTCCTCTGGACGATGCGCCTCTGGCTCGAGTGGCTGTTCGTGAACGGGGCGCTCGTCGCGATCTTCTACGTCGTGGACTCGACCATCTTCCGCAAGGAGGACATCGCCACGCCGGGCGACCTCGACGAGCAGGCCGAGGCGCACAAGGTCCCGCTCTCGATCGCGGGCAGGCTCAACTTCCTCTACCTGGCGGGCGTGGTGGGGGTGCTCCTCGCCGCGGGGTCGCTCCGGCTCCCCGCGGGCGTCCAGGAGGCGGGCATGCTCCTCATGGTCGCGCTGTCCTGGTGGACGACTCCGCGTGACCTCCGCCGCGAGAACGGGTTCACCTGGGGTCCCATCGTCGAGGTCGCCGTGGTGTTCGCCGGCATCTTCTGCACGATGATCCCGGCGCTGCAGATCCTGAACGCCCGCGGCAGCGCGCTCGGCATCACCGAGCCCTGGCAGTTCTTCTGGGCCACCGGGGTGCTCTCGTCGTTCCTCGACAACGCGCCCACTTATCTGACCTTCGCCTCCGCCGCGAGCGGCCTGCTCGAAACCGACGCGTCGAACCTCAGCCTGCTCGTGGCGAGCGAGGCCGGCGCGGGGCTCCTCGCGTCCATCTCGCTCGGCGCCGTCTTCATGGGCGCGAACACGTACATCGGGAACGGCCCCAACTTCATGGTGAAGTCCATCGCCGAGCAGAGCGGGGTCCGCATGCCGGGCTTCTTCGGCTACATGGCCTACAGCGGCGCCGTGCTCGTCCCGCTGTTCGTGCTGGTGACGGTCCTCTTCCTCGTCTGA
- a CDS encoding DUF485 domain-containing protein has translation MADSAVSLRRDGRAKSAHEVIESSDFKQLVKKRWTVSMVLLALLFVGYYGFILLVATAKDFVNTKVGEVTTLAIPLGLGAIVLAFTLTAIYVAWANKSYDPEVERLRSQLRQ, from the coding sequence ATGGCGGATTCTGCGGTTTCCCTCAGGCGCGACGGCCGCGCCAAGAGCGCTCACGAGGTGATCGAGTCGAGCGACTTCAAGCAGCTCGTGAAGAAGCGCTGGACCGTGAGCATGGTCCTCCTCGCGCTGCTCTTCGTGGGCTACTACGGCTTCATCCTGCTGGTCGCGACGGCCAAGGACTTCGTGAACACCAAGGTCGGCGAGGTCACCACCCTCGCCATCCCGCTCGGGCTGGGCGCCATCGTCCTCGCGTTCACCCTCACCGCGATCTACGTGGCGTGGGCGAACAAGTCCTACGACCCCGAGGTCGAGCGGCTCCGCTCGCAGCTGCGGCAGTAG
- a CDS encoding cation acetate symporter, translating to MTSIDAIQAVLLTQAATAPAPAAEQMQSSLGSPSLMSILFFFIIVAVTLVITYWAARKTKTSSEFYAAGRSVSALQNGFALAGDYMSAASFLGISGMVALKGYDGMIYATGWLVGWPALMFLVAEPLRNLGKFTFADVVAFRLRQKPVRIAAAIGGILTVLFYTIAQMVGSGALIQLMFGLKYEYAELIVGVVMLAYVLFGGMLATTWVQIIKAGLLLFGASLLTVLVLAKFGFNPGNLYSAVVAKYGQVALEPGGIVASPLEAVSLGLALMFGLLGLPHILMRFYTVPDAKAARKSVLYATGLIGYFYVIIPIVGFGAAVLLPGGRSTITGFDAGGNMTAPLLAELLGGTAFLGFIAAVAFATILAVVAGLTLAGASAYSHDIYVNVIKGGKATEEEQVKAAKTATIIFGVVAVGLGILFKGQNVAFMVGLAFAIAASANFPALLMSIVWKRFTTQGAVWSILVGAFSSCAMIVLSKTVWVDVFGFAHAIFPMKNPAIFSMTGAFAVGILVSLLTPEREAQEKFEDEKLRTYLGVGAE from the coding sequence ATGACCTCGATCGACGCGATCCAGGCCGTCCTCCTCACGCAGGCCGCCACCGCCCCCGCGCCGGCAGCCGAGCAGATGCAGTCCTCGCTCGGCTCCCCGTCGCTGATGTCCATCCTCTTCTTCTTCATCATCGTCGCGGTGACGCTCGTCATCACGTACTGGGCGGCCCGGAAGACGAAGACCTCCTCCGAGTTCTACGCGGCCGGCCGCAGCGTCTCGGCGCTCCAGAACGGGTTCGCGCTCGCAGGCGACTACATGTCCGCGGCGTCGTTCCTCGGCATCTCCGGCATGGTCGCCCTCAAGGGCTACGACGGCATGATCTACGCGACCGGCTGGCTCGTCGGCTGGCCCGCGCTCATGTTCCTCGTCGCCGAGCCGCTGCGGAACCTCGGCAAGTTCACCTTCGCCGACGTGGTCGCCTTCCGGCTGCGGCAGAAGCCGGTCCGCATCGCCGCCGCGATCGGCGGCATCCTGACGGTGCTCTTCTACACGATCGCGCAGATGGTCGGGTCGGGCGCCCTCATCCAGCTCATGTTCGGCCTCAAGTACGAGTACGCCGAGCTGATCGTCGGCGTGGTGATGCTCGCCTACGTGCTCTTCGGCGGCATGCTCGCCACCACCTGGGTGCAGATCATCAAGGCCGGCCTCCTCCTGTTCGGCGCGAGCCTCCTCACGGTCCTCGTGCTGGCGAAGTTCGGCTTCAACCCGGGCAACCTCTACTCCGCCGTGGTCGCGAAGTACGGCCAGGTGGCGCTCGAGCCGGGCGGCATCGTCGCGAGCCCGCTCGAGGCGGTCTCGCTCGGCCTCGCCCTCATGTTCGGCCTCCTCGGGCTGCCGCACATCCTGATGCGCTTCTACACGGTGCCCGACGCCAAGGCGGCCCGGAAGTCGGTGCTCTACGCCACCGGCCTCATCGGCTACTTCTACGTCATCATCCCCATCGTGGGCTTCGGCGCGGCGGTGCTCCTGCCCGGCGGCCGCAGCACCATCACCGGGTTCGACGCCGGCGGCAACATGACCGCCCCGCTCCTCGCCGAGCTCCTCGGCGGCACCGCGTTCCTCGGCTTCATCGCGGCGGTCGCGTTCGCCACCATCCTCGCCGTGGTCGCCGGCCTCACCCTCGCCGGCGCGTCGGCCTACTCGCACGACATCTACGTGAACGTCATCAAGGGCGGGAAGGCGACGGAGGAGGAGCAGGTCAAGGCCGCCAAGACCGCGACCATCATCTTCGGCGTGGTGGCGGTCGGCCTGGGCATCCTCTTCAAGGGCCAGAACGTCGCGTTCATGGTCGGCCTCGCGTTCGCGATCGCCGCCAGCGCCAACTTCCCGGCGCTCCTCATGTCGATCGTGTGGAAGCGCTTCACGACGCAGGGCGCGGTCTGGTCGATCCTCGTCGGCGCGTTCAGCTCCTGCGCGATGATCGTGCTCTCCAAGACGGTCTGGGTGGACGTCTTCGGCTTCGCGCACGCCATCTTCCCGATGAAGAACCCGGCCATCTTCTCGATGACGGGCGCCTTCGCGGTCGGCATCCTGGTCTCGCTGCTCACCCCCGAGCGCGAGGCGCAGGAGAAGTTCGAGGACGAGAAGCTCCGCACGTACCTCGGCGTCGGCGCCGAGTAG
- a CDS encoding metallophosphoesterase family protein yields the protein MNTRLLLLLTTFAATTAVAAPSQVHLGWQGPTDTTMTVTWRSTEPTGVVEYGKDGGYGQVQPAVSVAYEGTYLHEAQLTGLEPGTEYRYRCGVDQAWSPDRVFATAPAPSATASFRFAAYGDSRTDDAARARVRAAVERARPAFSLDSGDLVDSGGVQALWDQWFTTMEPLVATSPFVSAVGNHDVGSRFFRQFPLPRHAPAATGYDDEAYFSFDYGNTHLVVLYSESGSAGDAQEQWLEADLARAAANPAVRWTVVTFHRPPYSSGSHGSDTGLRDRWGPVFERYGVDLVFNGHDHHYERSHPMAGGERATQGGVTYVVTGGAGAPVYSVGASAFTAFSRSVHHFVEVDVTANTLSLEARDVDGVVFDTLVLTHPSPLAEPPADAGPPPDGSGQAGAPIPLPASPARVIAARSGCGLGGGAATLTSLLALAAAGALRRRHR from the coding sequence ATGAACACACGGCTGCTCCTGCTCTTGACCACCTTCGCCGCCACGACCGCGGTCGCCGCGCCGTCGCAGGTGCACCTCGGCTGGCAGGGTCCCACGGACACCACGATGACGGTGACGTGGCGATCGACCGAGCCGACGGGCGTCGTCGAGTACGGGAAGGACGGTGGGTACGGGCAGGTGCAGCCGGCGGTGTCCGTCGCGTACGAAGGCACGTATCTCCACGAGGCGCAGCTCACCGGCCTGGAGCCGGGTACGGAGTACCGCTACCGCTGCGGCGTGGACCAGGCCTGGTCGCCCGACCGCGTGTTCGCCACGGCGCCCGCGCCCTCGGCGACCGCGAGCTTCCGCTTCGCGGCGTACGGCGACAGCCGCACGGACGACGCCGCCCGCGCGCGCGTGCGAGCCGCGGTCGAGCGCGCGCGCCCGGCGTTCTCGCTCGACTCCGGCGACCTCGTGGACAGCGGCGGCGTCCAGGCCCTGTGGGATCAGTGGTTCACGACCATGGAGCCGCTCGTCGCCACGAGCCCGTTCGTCTCGGCGGTCGGCAACCACGACGTCGGCAGCCGCTTCTTCCGGCAGTTCCCGCTGCCCCGTCACGCGCCCGCCGCGACGGGGTACGACGACGAGGCGTACTTCTCCTTCGACTACGGGAACACCCACCTCGTCGTGCTCTACTCCGAGTCCGGGAGCGCGGGCGACGCGCAGGAGCAGTGGCTCGAGGCGGACCTCGCCCGCGCCGCGGCGAATCCGGCCGTCCGCTGGACGGTGGTGACGTTCCACCGGCCGCCGTACTCCTCCGGCAGCCACGGCAGCGACACCGGCCTGCGCGATCGCTGGGGCCCCGTCTTCGAGCGGTACGGCGTGGATCTGGTGTTCAACGGGCACGACCATCACTACGAGCGCAGCCACCCGATGGCGGGCGGGGAGCGCGCCACGCAGGGCGGCGTCACCTACGTCGTGACCGGCGGCGCGGGCGCGCCCGTGTACTCCGTGGGCGCGAGCGCCTTCACCGCCTTCTCGCGCTCGGTCCACCACTTCGTGGAGGTGGACGTGACGGCGAACACGCTCTCCCTGGAGGCGCGGGACGTGGACGGAGTCGTGTTCGACACCCTCGTCCTCACGCACCCCTCGCCGCTCGCGGAGCCGCCCGCCGATGCCGGCCCGCCGCCGGACGGCTCGGGACAGGCCGGCGCGCCCATCCCGCTGCCCGCCTCGCCGGCCCGGGTCATCGCCGCCCGCAGCGGCTGCGGGCTCGGCGGTGGCGCCGCGACCCTCACCTCGCTCCTCGCGCTCGCCGCCGCCGGCGCCCTCCGCAGGCGGCACCGATGA
- a CDS encoding sodium:solute symporter family protein, giving the protein MGILGWTWLIVGLSFALYIGIAIWAKAKSTGDFYVAEKSIHPVLNGMATGADWMSAASFISMAGLISFLGRDGSMYLMGWTGGYVLLAVLLAPYLRKYGKFTVPQFVGDRYYSNAARIVALLCAIFVSFTYVAGQMRGVGIVFSRFLETSINMGVVFGMALVFFYAVLGGMKGITYTQVAQYCVLIVAYLLPAIFISIMLTGNPIPQLGYGSTVSPGGSEILGVPAGTYLLQALDNVQKDLGFPAYTSGIKSSIDVFMITFALMVGTAGLPHIIIRFFTVPKIRDARSSAGWALVFIAILYTTAPAVSVFAKSNFIQTINNKPYASAPQWFKDWEKTKLVAWTDKNGDGIMNYAPGVAKVPTSKNEIHVDNDIMVLANPQIAKLPAWVVALVAAGGLAAALSTAAGLLLVISAAISHDLMKGVLKPDMTEKQELMWARGAAGVAVLIAGYFGINPPGFVAQVVAFAFGLAASSFFPVIIMGIFWRRATKEGAMAGMATGIVFTASYIIYFKFMNPAMNIPAHWWFGISPEGIGTVGMLLNFAVLTAVSLATKEPPREVQDMVRSLRYPKEAEHPAVVPMAKAGSGR; this is encoded by the coding sequence ATGGGAATCCTCGGCTGGACTTGGCTCATCGTCGGATTGTCTTTCGCGCTGTACATCGGCATCGCCATCTGGGCGAAGGCGAAGTCGACCGGTGACTTCTACGTCGCAGAGAAGTCGATTCACCCGGTGCTCAACGGCATGGCGACCGGCGCGGACTGGATGTCGGCCGCGTCGTTCATCTCGATGGCCGGCCTCATCTCGTTCCTCGGCCGCGACGGCTCCATGTATCTGATGGGCTGGACCGGCGGGTACGTGCTGCTCGCCGTGCTCCTCGCCCCCTACCTGCGCAAGTACGGCAAGTTCACCGTCCCGCAGTTCGTGGGCGATCGCTACTACTCCAACGCGGCGCGCATCGTGGCGCTGCTCTGCGCGATCTTCGTCTCGTTCACCTACGTCGCCGGCCAGATGCGCGGCGTGGGCATCGTCTTCTCCCGCTTCCTCGAGACGTCGATCAACATGGGCGTCGTCTTCGGCATGGCGCTCGTCTTCTTCTACGCCGTGCTCGGCGGCATGAAGGGGATCACCTATACGCAGGTCGCCCAGTACTGCGTGCTCATCGTGGCGTACCTGCTCCCCGCGATCTTCATCTCGATCATGCTGACCGGGAACCCGATCCCGCAGCTCGGGTACGGCAGCACGGTGAGCCCGGGAGGCTCGGAGATCCTGGGAGTCCCGGCGGGCACCTACCTGCTCCAGGCCCTCGACAACGTGCAGAAGGACCTCGGCTTCCCGGCCTACACGTCGGGCATCAAGAGCTCCATCGACGTCTTCATGATCACCTTCGCGCTCATGGTCGGCACCGCCGGTCTGCCGCACATCATCATCCGCTTCTTCACGGTGCCGAAGATCCGCGACGCGCGCTCCTCCGCGGGCTGGGCGCTCGTCTTCATCGCGATCCTCTACACGACCGCTCCGGCCGTCTCGGTGTTCGCGAAGTCGAACTTCATCCAGACCATCAACAACAAGCCGTACGCGAGCGCGCCGCAGTGGTTCAAGGACTGGGAGAAGACCAAGCTCGTCGCCTGGACCGACAAGAACGGCGACGGAATCATGAACTACGCGCCCGGTGTCGCGAAGGTCCCGACCTCGAAGAACGAGATCCACGTGGACAACGACATCATGGTGCTCGCCAACCCGCAGATCGCGAAGCTGCCGGCCTGGGTCGTCGCGCTCGTGGCGGCGGGCGGCCTCGCGGCGGCGCTCTCGACCGCGGCGGGCCTGCTGCTCGTCATCTCGGCGGCCATCTCGCACGACCTCATGAAGGGCGTGCTCAAGCCGGACATGACCGAGAAGCAGGAGCTGATGTGGGCCCGCGGCGCCGCCGGCGTGGCCGTGCTCATCGCGGGTTACTTCGGCATCAACCCACCGGGCTTCGTGGCGCAGGTGGTCGCCTTCGCCTTCGGCCTGGCGGCCTCCTCGTTCTTCCCCGTCATCATCATGGGCATCTTCTGGAGGCGGGCGACGAAGGAGGGGGCGATGGCGGGCATGGCGACCGGCATCGTGTTCACCGCGTCGTACATCATCTACTTCAAGTTCATGAACCCCGCGATGAACATCCCCGCGCACTGGTGGTTCGGCATCTCGCCCGAGGGCATCGGCACCGTCGGCATGCTCCTCAACTTCGCCGTCCTCACGGCCGTGTCGCTCGCGACGAAGGAGCCGCCGAGGGAAGTCCAGGACATGGTCCGCAGCCTCCGCTACCCCAAGGAGGCGGAGCACCCGGCCGTCGTTCCGATGGCGAAGGCGGGCAGCGGGCGCTAG
- a CDS encoding methyl-accepting chemotaxis protein: MRKLGIGTRLGIAFAALCAFVLGAGALGVGAMSRIGQATERITGVLYARAEHARAVGHMAMEIRIGLGDLLIAEDDAHVRRAIAKIDDHRAEAIEELAALEGTGQLLDAERVEVAEVRALLPLVEEQHERVEQLLAGADRAGAARAAQADVFPVLERLEAACGRLIAETAREVASGVEGAAAIQRSARDVTVALVALAALLAAVVAALVTRSITSPLARAVDAAQRIAGGDLTSRIEVDGRDELGRLQSAMAEMTSRLAQVIGEVRAGAEALSSASAQVSETAQALSQGTGEQAASVEETTSSLEEMNASIAQNAESSMRTEATAKGGARNAEEGAAAVRETVEAMSAIADRISIVEEIAYQTNLLALNAAIEAARAGEHGKGFAVVATEVRKLAERSQKAAKEIGAMATTSVDVAQRSGSLIAALVPAIRRTAELVQEVAAASQEQSAGVEQVARAMGVVDQVTQRNASAAEELSSTAEEMASQAEALQQLTAFFEIAGLGTPRPAPAPRASNAKPAPPAEPRRAAPRAVPALPVAGRSAAPAEASLAAAAAHDGEYRRF; the protein is encoded by the coding sequence GTGAGGAAGCTCGGTATCGGCACTCGTCTCGGGATCGCATTCGCCGCCCTCTGCGCCTTCGTCCTCGGCGCTGGAGCGCTCGGGGTCGGGGCCATGTCGCGGATCGGCCAGGCGACCGAGAGGATCACGGGCGTGCTCTACGCCAGGGCGGAGCACGCCCGCGCCGTCGGCCACATGGCGATGGAGATCCGCATCGGGCTGGGCGACCTGCTCATCGCCGAGGACGACGCCCACGTCCGGCGCGCCATCGCCAAGATCGACGACCATCGGGCCGAGGCGATCGAGGAGCTCGCCGCCCTGGAGGGCACCGGGCAGCTGCTCGACGCCGAGCGCGTGGAGGTCGCCGAGGTGCGCGCCCTCCTGCCTCTCGTGGAGGAGCAGCACGAGCGCGTCGAGCAGCTCCTGGCGGGCGCCGATCGGGCCGGCGCGGCGCGCGCGGCGCAGGCGGACGTGTTCCCGGTCCTGGAGCGGCTCGAGGCGGCGTGCGGCCGGCTCATCGCCGAGACCGCGCGGGAGGTCGCGAGCGGGGTCGAGGGCGCGGCCGCGATCCAGCGCTCGGCGCGCGACGTCACCGTCGCGCTCGTGGCGCTCGCCGCGCTGCTCGCCGCCGTCGTCGCCGCGCTCGTCACGCGCTCCATCACCTCGCCGCTGGCGCGCGCGGTCGACGCGGCGCAGCGGATCGCCGGGGGGGACCTCACCTCCCGCATCGAGGTGGACGGGCGGGACGAGCTCGGGCGGCTGCAGTCGGCGATGGCCGAGATGACGTCGCGGCTGGCGCAGGTCATCGGCGAGGTGCGGGCCGGCGCCGAGGCGCTCTCGAGCGCCTCCGCCCAGGTGTCCGAGACGGCGCAGGCGCTCTCGCAGGGCACCGGCGAGCAGGCCGCGAGCGTGGAGGAGACCACGAGCTCGCTCGAGGAGATGAACGCCTCGATCGCCCAGAACGCCGAGAGCTCGATGCGCACCGAGGCGACGGCGAAGGGCGGGGCGCGCAACGCGGAGGAGGGGGCCGCGGCGGTCCGCGAGACCGTCGAGGCGATGAGCGCCATCGCCGACCGGATCTCGATCGTGGAGGAGATCGCGTACCAGACGAACCTGCTCGCGCTGAACGCCGCGATCGAGGCGGCGCGCGCGGGGGAGCACGGCAAGGGCTTCGCCGTCGTCGCGACCGAGGTGCGCAAGCTCGCGGAGCGCTCGCAGAAGGCGGCCAAGGAGATCGGCGCCATGGCGACGACGAGCGTGGACGTCGCGCAGCGGTCCGGGTCGCTCATCGCCGCGCTGGTGCCGGCGATCCGCCGGACGGCGGAGCTCGTGCAGGAGGTCGCCGCCGCCTCGCAGGAGCAGTCGGCGGGCGTGGAGCAGGTCGCCCGCGCCATGGGCGTGGTCGACCAGGTGACGCAGCGGAACGCGTCGGCGGCCGAGGAGCTCAGCTCGACCGCGGAGGAGATGGCCTCGCAGGCCGAGGCGCTCCAGCAGCTCACCGCCTTCTTCGAGATCGCGGGCCTGGGGACGCCCAGGCCGGCGCCGGCCCCGAGGGCGTCGAACGCCAAGCCCGCGCCCCCCGCGGAGCCCAGGCGGGCCGCCCCGCGCGCGGTCCCCGCGCTGCCCGTGGCCGGCCGGTCCGCCGCTCCCGCGGAGGCGTCGCTCGCGGCGGCGGCCGCGCACGACGGGGAGTACCGACGCTTTTGA